The Leptospirales bacterium genome has a window encoding:
- a CDS encoding formylglycine-generating enzyme family protein, producing the protein MFDSPAARRAQAFAPQRLTSWLLLVSALLAIGATPALATPQSLDPTAPLPGGRYRSFLAPSEEAPESVAPFRMDLYAVTNQRFADFVARYPQWGPGQPPRIKADAGYLRHWIGGRMSPPQAQLPVVNVSWFAARAYCQAQAKRLPTIAQWELAAAAPDAARRGEGRAALTERILAWYGSPNRLLPVGSVYRNTYGLYDMHGGVWEWTDDFTQAAVQRDSRGENEQNQFCGASAGNASNREDYAAYMRFAMRSSLRAASTAGNLGFRCVATSHLQAR; encoded by the coding sequence ATGTTTGATTCTCCTGCGGCGCGCAGGGCTCAGGCGTTTGCACCACAAAGGCTAACGAGCTGGCTGCTCCTGGTCAGCGCATTGCTGGCGATCGGCGCAACGCCGGCCCTGGCTACGCCGCAGTCCCTTGATCCAACGGCGCCCCTGCCTGGCGGCCGTTACCGATCCTTTCTGGCGCCCTCTGAGGAGGCGCCAGAAAGCGTGGCCCCCTTTCGAATGGATCTTTATGCCGTAACCAACCAGCGCTTTGCGGACTTCGTCGCTCGCTATCCACAGTGGGGACCCGGCCAGCCGCCGCGGATCAAAGCTGATGCGGGCTACCTGCGCCACTGGATTGGCGGGCGCATGTCGCCGCCGCAGGCGCAGTTGCCGGTGGTCAATGTTTCCTGGTTTGCGGCCAGAGCCTACTGTCAGGCGCAGGCCAAACGGCTGCCAACTATAGCACAATGGGAACTGGCCGCAGCGGCGCCGGACGCGGCACGCCGTGGCGAGGGCCGTGCGGCGCTCACCGAGCGGATCCTGGCCTGGTACGGATCGCCCAACCGTTTGCTGCCCGTGGGCAGCGTGTACCGAAATACCTACGGCCTCTATGATATGCATGGCGGCGTCTGGGAGTGGACCGATGACTTTACGCAGGCGGCCGTACAGCGCGACAGCCGCGGCGAAAACGAGCAGAATCAATTTTGCGGCGCAAGCGCTGGCAACGCCAGCAACCGGGAAGACTACGCCGCCTACATGCGCTTTGCCATGCGATCGAGCCTGCGCGCCGCCTCAACCGCCGGCAATCTTGGCTTTCGATGTGTTGCAACTTCTCATTTACAAGCGAGGTGA